A stretch of the Pantoea deleyi genome encodes the following:
- a CDS encoding SIR2 family protein has protein sequence MKPELKRAYDSGKLILFAGAGISRNFGLPEWHELIAHLANELGYDPKIFNTYGTHLSLAEYYKQKKGSLGPLRSWMDREWHRPDIDVRSSEIHTMITQGNFSRIYTTNYDRWLEAAHDAHGVPYYKVANAADLVSLTEDKRHIIKLHGDFDDDTSIVLDESSYFERLYFDSPLDIKLTHDVMGNSVLFVGYSISDFNIRLLFYRLTKMWGRTGLATARPKSYLFTNRNNPVAKEVLGQWGIEVIVSEEDDPRKALAMFLEELLV, from the coding sequence ATGAAACCTGAACTCAAGCGTGCTTATGATTCCGGCAAACTGATCCTGTTCGCCGGGGCGGGCATCTCGCGCAACTTCGGCCTGCCTGAGTGGCATGAACTGATTGCGCATCTCGCCAACGAGCTGGGTTACGACCCCAAAATCTTCAACACCTACGGCACTCATCTGTCGCTGGCGGAGTATTACAAGCAGAAAAAAGGCTCGCTCGGCCCGCTGCGTAGCTGGATGGATCGTGAATGGCACCGGCCGGATATCGATGTCCGGTCTTCTGAAATTCATACCATGATCACCCAGGGAAACTTCTCCCGTATCTACACCACCAATTACGACCGCTGGCTGGAAGCGGCGCACGACGCCCACGGCGTGCCTTACTACAAAGTGGCCAACGCCGCCGACCTGGTCTCGCTCACCGAGGACAAACGCCACATCATCAAGCTGCACGGTGACTTCGACGATGACACCTCCATCGTGCTCGATGAGAGCAGCTATTTTGAACGCCTCTATTTCGACTCGCCGCTCGACATCAAACTGACGCACGACGTCATGGGCAACTCGGTACTCTTTGTTGGCTACAGCATCAGCGATTTCAATATCCGCCTGCTGTTCTACCGACTGACCAAAATGTGGGGACGAACCGGGCTGGCGACCGCGCGGCCTAAATCCTACCTGTTCACCAACCGGAACAACCCGGTGGCGAAAGAGGTGCTGGGACAGTGGGGGATCGAGGTGATCGTCTCCGAAGAGGACGATCCGCGCAAAGCGCTGGCGATGTTTCTTGAGGAGCTGCTGGTGTAG
- a CDS encoding amino acid ABC transporter ATP-binding protein: MSEAIDYRTSHTTGAISITGVTKRFGKHKALDDVSLSLEPGSVTVILGPSGSGKSTLLRTINHLERVDEGFIQIDGDYIGYQQRGDRLYELKEKAILRQRINVGYVFQNFNLFPHLSVLDNLIEAPVAHRQLKKAQAITRAGELLDIVGLRHKADAWPRHLSGGQQQRIAIARALMLNPRVMLFDEPTSALDPELVGEVLDVIKKLARSGTTLVIVTHEIGFAREVADNVVFMVDGRIVEQGSSTQVLSHPRHERTRRFLARVL; this comes from the coding sequence ATGTCCGAAGCCATTGATTACCGCACCTCGCACACCACCGGGGCCATCAGCATCACCGGTGTCACTAAACGTTTTGGTAAGCACAAAGCGCTGGATGATGTTTCGCTGTCGCTGGAGCCGGGATCGGTTACGGTGATCCTCGGGCCGTCCGGTTCCGGTAAATCCACGCTGCTGCGCACCATTAATCATCTCGAACGGGTCGATGAGGGTTTTATTCAGATCGATGGCGACTACATCGGCTATCAGCAGCGCGGCGACAGACTGTATGAGCTGAAAGAGAAAGCGATTCTGCGGCAGCGCATCAACGTGGGCTATGTGTTCCAGAACTTCAACCTGTTCCCGCACCTCAGCGTGCTAGACAACCTGATCGAAGCGCCGGTTGCGCACCGGCAGTTAAAGAAAGCGCAGGCGATAACGCGGGCCGGGGAACTGCTCGACATTGTGGGCCTGCGTCATAAGGCCGATGCCTGGCCGCGCCATCTTTCGGGCGGCCAGCAGCAGCGCATCGCGATTGCGCGGGCGCTGATGCTCAATCCGCGCGTCATGCTGTTCGATGAGCCGACCTCGGCGCTCGACCCGGAGCTGGTTGGCGAGGTGCTCGACGTGATCAAGAAACTGGCACGTTCCGGCACCACGCTGGTGATCGTCACCCACGAGATCGGCTTTGCCCGTGAAGTGGCCGACAACGTGGTGTTTATGGTGGATGGCCGGATTGTGGAGCAGGGCAGCAGCACCCAGGTGCTCAGTCATCCGCGTCACGAACGCACACGCCGGTTTCTGGCGCGCGTGTTATGA
- a CDS encoding YebG family protein, producing MAVETKFVVVRKGEEKMTFANKKEADAYDKMLDMAEAFTDWLLQQQPEMGESQAETLGLLMADQKDAVQHILRTSKLPDAAASTPKSGTVSDQAASEQADEPATKKVRAVKAA from the coding sequence ATGGCTGTTGAAACAAAATTTGTAGTAGTCAGAAAGGGTGAAGAGAAGATGACGTTTGCCAATAAGAAAGAGGCCGATGCCTACGACAAAATGCTCGATATGGCCGAAGCCTTCACCGACTGGCTGTTACAGCAGCAGCCTGAAATGGGCGAATCTCAGGCAGAAACCCTGGGCCTGCTGATGGCCGATCAGAAAGATGCCGTTCAGCATATCCTGCGCACCAGCAAACTGCCTGACGCGGCGGCCAGCACACCGAAGAGCGGCACCGTTTCCGATCAGGCTGCCAGCGAGCAGGCAGACGAACCCGCGACAAAGAAAGTGCGCGCCGTTAAAGCCGCCTGA
- a CDS encoding ABC transporter substrate-binding protein has protein sequence MQTPLRLLALLILAASSNGLAEGTSVAYNGQRVSLEANKAAINTAKNPEAIAQLPAGHHFVVPGAFTVAVAALNSPPLTVFSDDNKTLLGSEVDIARLVADSLGLKLNVVPTSWEGWPLGVASGKYDAAISNITVTRERKVKFDFATYRKDSLGFYVKSSSPIQSVTKAEDIAGLRIIVGSGTNQEAILLAWDKENQAKGRKAFTPIYAKDDAAQTLALQAGRADAYFGPNVIGAWKAALTGKTRLVGSVDGGWPKAAHIAVTVKKGSGLAEPISTALNGVIGNGDYQKVLNRWGEGVERIDRSEINPAGLGD, from the coding sequence ATGCAAACACCCCTGCGTCTCCTCGCCCTGCTTATTCTGGCCGCCAGCAGCAACGGTCTGGCGGAAGGCACAAGCGTCGCCTACAACGGTCAGCGCGTCAGCCTTGAGGCAAATAAAGCCGCGATTAACACCGCGAAAAATCCGGAGGCCATCGCGCAACTGCCCGCCGGGCACCATTTTGTCGTACCGGGTGCCTTTACCGTGGCGGTCGCCGCGCTGAACTCGCCGCCGCTGACGGTATTCTCTGATGACAATAAAACCCTGCTCGGCAGTGAAGTGGATATCGCCCGCCTCGTGGCTGACAGCCTGGGCCTGAAGCTCAACGTCGTGCCAACGTCCTGGGAAGGCTGGCCGCTGGGCGTCGCCTCCGGCAAATATGACGCGGCGATCTCCAACATCACCGTGACCCGCGAACGCAAAGTGAAGTTCGACTTCGCCACCTACCGCAAAGATTCCCTGGGCTTTTATGTCAAAAGCAGCAGCCCGATTCAGTCCGTGACCAAAGCAGAAGATATAGCCGGGCTGCGGATCATCGTGGGGTCCGGCACCAATCAGGAGGCGATCCTGCTGGCGTGGGACAAAGAGAATCAGGCCAAAGGGCGTAAAGCCTTTACGCCGATCTATGCCAAAGATGACGCCGCCCAGACCCTGGCTCTGCAGGCGGGGCGGGCCGACGCCTACTTCGGCCCCAACGTGATTGGCGCCTGGAAAGCGGCGCTGACCGGCAAAACCCGTCTGGTGGGCAGCGTGGATGGTGGCTGGCCGAAGGCGGCGCACATTGCCGTCACGGTGAAGAAAGGCAGCGGTCTGGCGGAACCTATCAGCACCGCCCTGAACGGGGTGATCGGCAATGGCGACTACCAGAAGGTGCTGAATCGCTGGGGTGAGGGCGTCGAGCGCATCGATCGTTCTGAAATCAATCCCGCCGGACTGGGCGACTGA
- a CDS encoding amino acid ABC transporter permease, whose translation MSQHQLKVVPARYPARTAGAVVALFILAGVVQSVAFNPRWEWGVFARWFFDPVILHGLGQTLLLTLFGTLFSLFFGGLLALARLSSSWLLSTLAWGYIWLFRSLPLIVVLIILYNFSYLYDTLSIGIPFTGLSWGAFQTIDVLGQFPAAVIGLTLVQAAYSAEIIRGGILGVDHGQVEAASALGLSASRRTFRIILPQALRAIIPTAFNEIISLAKGTSVVYVLAMPELFYTIQMIYNRNQEVIPLLMVGAAWYLIITTVLSVIQYNAERWMARSVTREPQPSRWRQWRNRAEPLHSTEEISHVRSH comes from the coding sequence ATGAGCCAACATCAATTAAAGGTCGTGCCGGCCCGTTATCCGGCACGTACTGCGGGCGCTGTCGTGGCGCTGTTTATTCTGGCGGGCGTGGTGCAGTCCGTGGCATTCAACCCGCGCTGGGAGTGGGGCGTGTTTGCCCGCTGGTTCTTCGATCCTGTGATCCTGCATGGTTTAGGCCAGACGCTGCTGCTGACGCTGTTCGGCACCCTGTTCAGCCTGTTCTTTGGCGGCCTGCTGGCGCTGGCGCGGCTCTCCTCATCGTGGCTGCTGAGCACGCTGGCGTGGGGCTATATCTGGCTGTTCCGTTCGCTGCCGCTGATTGTGGTGCTGATCATTCTCTATAACTTCTCCTATCTCTACGACACGCTGTCGATCGGCATTCCCTTTACCGGCCTGTCGTGGGGCGCGTTTCAGACCATCGATGTGCTGGGTCAGTTTCCGGCGGCGGTGATCGGGCTGACCCTGGTGCAGGCGGCCTACAGCGCGGAGATTATTCGCGGCGGCATTCTCGGCGTCGATCACGGCCAGGTAGAAGCGGCCTCTGCGCTGGGGCTCTCCGCCTCGCGCCGGACCTTCCGCATCATCCTGCCGCAGGCACTGCGCGCCATTATCCCGACGGCATTCAATGAAATTATCAGTCTGGCGAAAGGCACCTCGGTGGTTTACGTGCTGGCGATGCCGGAGCTGTTCTACACCATCCAGATGATCTACAACCGCAATCAGGAGGTGATCCCGCTCCTGATGGTCGGTGCCGCCTGGTATCTGATCATCACCACGGTTCTGTCCGTGATTCAGTACAACGCTGAACGCTGGATGGCCCGCAGCGTCACCCGTGAACCGCAGCCGTCGCGCTGGCGTCAGTGGCGTAACCGCGCCGAACCGCTTCATTCTACCGAGGAGATCAGCCATGTCCGAAGCCATTGA
- a CDS encoding LLM class flavin-dependent oxidoreductase translates to MTTRQLRLGTILHGASGNMSAWRHPAAQADASISLDYAKKIARKAEQGRLDFLFVADGLFINEKSIPHFLNRFEPLTLLSALAGVTEHLGLVGTVSTSYSEPFTVARQFASLDHLSGGRAGWNVVTSPLEGSAKNFSRQQHPEHALRYRIADEYLQVVKGLWDSWEGDAFVRDKASGQFFDPAKLHTLDHHGDFFQVQGPLNIARTPQGRPIIFQAGASEDGKKLAARHADAIFTHQPTREEAQAFYQDVKQQLVANGRQPEDLHIFQGVSVIVGDDDEDVERQYQTTAALVSIRDALNYLGRFFDHHDFSQYPLDAPFPDIGDIGQNSFRSTTDEIKRKAKQHGHTLRQAALEAATPRPLFHGTPDAVADGLQLWFETHATDGFIINGGTPDTFERFVDRVVPILQARGLTRRDYPGTTLRDSFALKHPVNQFTSH, encoded by the coding sequence ATGACCACAAGACAACTCCGGCTGGGCACGATTCTGCATGGCGCGTCGGGAAACATGTCCGCCTGGCGCCATCCGGCGGCGCAGGCCGATGCCAGCATCAGCCTGGACTACGCGAAAAAAATCGCCCGCAAGGCGGAGCAGGGCCGACTCGACTTTCTGTTTGTCGCGGACGGCTTATTCATTAACGAGAAGTCGATCCCGCACTTTCTCAATCGCTTCGAACCGCTGACGCTGCTGTCGGCGCTGGCGGGCGTGACCGAACATCTGGGGCTGGTCGGCACCGTCTCCACCTCCTACAGCGAGCCGTTTACCGTGGCGCGTCAGTTTGCCAGCCTCGATCATCTCAGCGGCGGCCGGGCGGGCTGGAATGTGGTGACATCCCCTCTGGAGGGATCGGCGAAAAACTTTTCGCGCCAGCAACATCCTGAGCACGCACTGCGTTATCGCATCGCCGATGAATATCTGCAGGTGGTGAAGGGCCTGTGGGACTCCTGGGAAGGCGATGCCTTTGTGCGTGACAAAGCGAGCGGGCAGTTCTTCGATCCGGCAAAACTGCACACGCTCGATCATCACGGCGACTTCTTTCAGGTGCAGGGCCCGCTGAACATCGCGCGCACGCCGCAGGGCCGCCCGATTATCTTCCAGGCGGGTGCGTCTGAAGATGGCAAAAAACTGGCCGCGCGCCATGCGGATGCCATCTTTACCCATCAGCCCACCCGCGAAGAAGCGCAGGCGTTCTATCAGGACGTGAAGCAGCAGCTGGTCGCCAATGGCCGCCAGCCAGAGGATCTGCATATCTTCCAGGGGGTGAGCGTGATCGTTGGCGATGACGACGAGGATGTGGAGCGCCAGTATCAGACCACGGCCGCGCTGGTGTCCATCCGCGATGCCCTGAACTATCTTGGACGCTTCTTTGACCATCACGACTTTTCACAATATCCGCTCGACGCGCCGTTCCCCGATATCGGCGACATTGGCCAGAACAGTTTCCGCAGCACCACCGATGAGATCAAACGCAAAGCGAAGCAGCACGGCCATACCCTGCGCCAGGCCGCGCTGGAAGCCGCTACCCCGCGCCCGCTGTTTCACGGCACGCCGGACGCGGTGGCCGATGGCCTGCAACTCTGGTTTGAAACGCACGCCACCGATGGATTCATCATCAACGGCGGCACGCCCGACACCTTTGAACGCTTTGTTGACCGCGTGGTGCCGATTCTGCAGGCGCGCGGCCTGACGCGCCGCGACTATCCGGGCACGACCCTGCGCGACAGCTTCGCCCTGAAACACCCCGTTAACCAGTTCACCTCACACTAA
- a CDS encoding GNAT family N-acetyltransferase, with translation MSESTFREISPEAPELQPILSGLFGEYAARYGDFFSHRNVLEQELTEWYLPPQGLFIVLERDGEIIAMGAYKPYDTQTAELKRIWTRSDLRRQGLALVVLQELERRALQAGYQRLFLTTGFRQPEAVRLYTGHGYQPQFDLSGDLERYGQPPHDGRLRFIKVIGVHDVARAS, from the coding sequence ATGAGTGAATCCACGTTTCGTGAAATCTCCCCGGAGGCACCGGAGCTGCAACCGATACTCAGCGGTCTGTTTGGTGAATATGCGGCGCGTTACGGCGACTTCTTTTCCCACCGCAACGTGCTGGAGCAGGAGCTGACCGAATGGTATCTGCCGCCGCAGGGGCTGTTTATCGTGCTGGAGCGTGACGGCGAGATCATCGCGATGGGCGCGTATAAACCCTATGACACGCAGACCGCAGAGCTGAAACGCATCTGGACGCGCAGCGATCTGCGTCGTCAGGGGCTGGCTCTGGTGGTGCTGCAGGAGCTGGAGCGGCGCGCCCTGCAGGCCGGTTATCAGCGGCTGTTTCTCACCACCGGCTTCCGCCAGCCGGAGGCGGTGCGGCTCTATACCGGGCACGGCTATCAGCCGCAGTTCGATCTCAGCGGCGATCTGGAGCGTTATGGTCAGCCACCGCACGACGGACGACTGCGTTTTATCAAAGTGATCGGCGTCCATGACGTCGCCAGGGCGAGTTAA
- a CDS encoding ABC transporter substrate-binding protein, producing the protein MKALRLTAVATALLLPALAAQASRTLDVLQNETPIHVAASPQAIAKIPAGYHFIEPGTLTVATSATNSPPLSLLASDNVTRIGSDPDIARLLADSLGLKLRLVPASWEDWPLGITAGRYDVAMFNIAVTEERKKKFDFATYRADNHAFAVKSDSRISRINQPADIAGKRIIVSSGTNQERILLSWDAQNRARGLPAVTPIYLTDDASATLALLSGRADAQFGPHSMAAWKVASRGQTKLVGSGPFRAWVAVTTRKGNGLAPALQAALDNAIAGGQYQQVLARWGEQDEAVSQSTLNPPGIVY; encoded by the coding sequence ATGAAGGCGCTGAGGTTGACGGCAGTCGCAACGGCGCTGCTGCTGCCCGCCCTGGCCGCGCAGGCCAGCCGGACGCTGGATGTGCTGCAGAACGAGACGCCGATCCACGTCGCGGCCAGCCCGCAGGCCATCGCGAAGATCCCTGCAGGGTATCACTTTATCGAGCCCGGCACGCTGACGGTGGCGACCTCTGCCACCAACTCGCCGCCGCTGTCGCTGCTGGCCTCTGACAATGTGACGCGGATTGGCAGCGATCCTGACATCGCCAGGCTGCTGGCCGACAGTCTGGGCCTGAAACTCAGGCTGGTGCCCGCCTCCTGGGAGGACTGGCCGCTGGGCATCACCGCCGGACGCTATGATGTCGCGATGTTCAACATTGCCGTCACGGAGGAGCGTAAGAAGAAGTTCGATTTCGCGACCTACCGCGCGGATAACCACGCCTTTGCGGTGAAAAGTGACAGCCGGATCAGCCGGATCAACCAGCCTGCGGATATTGCTGGCAAGCGGATTATCGTCTCGTCGGGCACCAATCAGGAGCGCATCTTACTGAGCTGGGATGCACAGAACCGGGCCAGAGGGCTGCCCGCCGTGACGCCGATCTACCTGACCGATGACGCCTCCGCCACGCTGGCGCTGCTGTCAGGACGGGCCGATGCGCAGTTCGGGCCGCACTCGATGGCGGCCTGGAAGGTGGCGTCGCGCGGTCAGACAAAGCTGGTTGGCAGCGGGCCTTTTCGCGCCTGGGTGGCGGTGACCACCCGCAAGGGCAACGGACTGGCGCCCGCGCTGCAGGCGGCGCTGGATAACGCCATCGCGGGCGGGCAGTATCAGCAGGTTCTGGCGCGCTGGGGTGAGCAGGATGAAGCCGTTTCTCAATCGACCCTCAATCCTCCCGGCATCGTTTACTGA
- a CDS encoding amidohydrolase: MSAESQLIAWRRELHTWPELSGQEFATTARLRSWLQAAGIRLADYPLETGVVAEIGHGETVVALRADIDALPIHEASGVRFHSRHPGVMHACGHDLHSAVMLGAALQLHAQADQLPGRVRILFQPAEEIARGARQFIDAGVLDEVQAIFGMHNEPSLPVGTFATRSGAFYANADKFIIRVTGKGAHAAHPEQGVDSIVTASQIIQALQGLTSRSFSALDSLVLSITRIDGGKSWNVLPGSVEFGGTARTHDAEVRAELEQRVRTLVEHLADANGAQATLSWHPGPPVLINDAHWADFSSEVARQAGYRVQTAGLHLLGEDFAFYLQQVPGAFVSLGSASEAGLHHASFTPDEALIAPAADYFARLARRALQHLTARCRAPLLN, from the coding sequence ATGAGTGCGGAATCACAACTGATTGCATGGCGGCGTGAACTGCATACCTGGCCGGAGCTGTCGGGTCAGGAGTTCGCGACCACCGCCCGGCTGCGAAGCTGGCTGCAGGCGGCGGGTATCCGTCTGGCTGACTATCCGCTGGAGACGGGTGTGGTGGCGGAAATTGGTCACGGAGAAACCGTGGTCGCGCTGCGCGCCGACATCGATGCGTTACCCATCCATGAGGCGAGCGGCGTGCGTTTTCACTCCCGTCATCCCGGCGTAATGCACGCCTGCGGGCACGATCTGCACAGCGCGGTGATGCTGGGTGCGGCGCTGCAGCTCCATGCGCAGGCCGACCAGCTGCCCGGCCGGGTGCGTATCCTGTTTCAGCCTGCCGAGGAGATTGCCCGCGGCGCACGCCAGTTTATCGACGCTGGCGTGCTGGATGAGGTGCAGGCGATCTTCGGGATGCACAACGAACCGTCACTGCCGGTCGGCACCTTTGCGACCCGCAGCGGCGCGTTTTACGCCAACGCCGACAAATTCATTATCCGCGTCACCGGCAAAGGCGCACATGCCGCCCATCCGGAGCAGGGCGTTGACAGCATCGTCACGGCCAGCCAGATCATTCAGGCGCTGCAGGGGCTGACCAGCCGCAGCTTCAGCGCCCTGGACAGCCTGGTGCTGAGCATCACCCGCATCGACGGCGGTAAAAGCTGGAACGTCCTGCCCGGCAGTGTCGAATTTGGCGGAACGGCCCGCACCCACGATGCAGAGGTGCGCGCCGAGCTGGAGCAGCGGGTACGCACCCTGGTTGAGCACCTCGCCGACGCCAATGGCGCGCAGGCGACCCTGAGCTGGCATCCCGGCCCGCCGGTGCTGATCAACGATGCGCACTGGGCAGACTTCAGCAGCGAGGTCGCACGGCAGGCCGGTTATCGCGTTCAGACGGCCGGGCTGCATCTGCTGGGTGAGGATTTCGCCTTTTATCTGCAACAGGTGCCGGGTGCCTTTGTCAGCCTCGGCAGCGCCAGCGAGGCGGGTCTGCACCACGCCAGCTTCACCCCGGACGAGGCGCTGATTGCGCCCGCTGCCGACTACTTCGCCCGACTGGCCCGCCGGGCGCTGCAGCATCTCACGGCGCGATGTCGGGCCCCGCTTCTGAACTGA
- a CDS encoding Fic family protein has protein sequence MCVNWIWQQPDWPHFHWQDAVLLPRLRHLQQQRGLLLGRASLQTDGETQTLDTLLSNILSSSAIEEERVNVQSVRSSLARRLGVSETQPYPVSDRSEGLAAMMLDAINNRSQPLTLERLYQWHHWLFPADEWTVQRLSVGTLRGSEPMQVISGRLDRPTVHFEAPPRHGLEPQLAEFIAWFNSSQQDVMLDPLLRAAICHLWFVTLHPFDDGNGRITRALTDLALAQADSQSIRLYAMSPAILAQRAGYYRILEQTQKGDLDITPWLVWFLDILDESLQQAMQVIERTQKKARFWLRHQGTGLSPEQVKVLNRLLDGGDQGFALGISASQYQKVAKVSKATATRHLADLVEKGCLCRLEGGGRSTRYQVSHAENKAV, from the coding sequence ATGTGCGTTAACTGGATATGGCAGCAGCCGGACTGGCCCCATTTTCACTGGCAGGATGCGGTGCTGTTGCCGCGCCTGCGCCATCTGCAGCAGCAGCGCGGCCTGCTGCTGGGTCGTGCCAGCCTGCAGACCGACGGCGAGACACAGACGCTGGATACCCTGCTCAGCAATATCCTCTCCTCCTCCGCAATCGAGGAGGAGCGGGTCAACGTGCAGTCTGTGCGGTCGTCGCTGGCGCGGCGGCTGGGAGTGTCGGAAACGCAGCCTTACCCGGTTTCCGATCGCTCAGAGGGGCTGGCCGCGATGATGCTGGATGCGATCAATAACCGCAGCCAGCCGCTGACGCTGGAACGCCTTTATCAGTGGCACCACTGGCTCTTTCCGGCGGATGAGTGGACGGTGCAGCGCCTGAGCGTCGGCACGCTGCGCGGCAGTGAGCCGATGCAGGTGATCTCAGGACGCCTCGATCGCCCCACGGTCCATTTCGAAGCGCCACCGCGTCACGGGCTGGAGCCTCAGCTGGCGGAGTTCATCGCCTGGTTCAACAGTAGCCAGCAGGATGTGATGCTGGACCCGCTGCTGCGCGCCGCCATCTGCCATCTCTGGTTTGTCACCCTGCACCCGTTCGATGATGGCAATGGCCGCATCACCCGTGCACTGACCGATCTGGCGCTGGCGCAGGCGGACAGCCAGAGTATCCGCCTCTACGCCATGTCGCCCGCCATTCTGGCGCAGCGTGCCGGCTACTACCGCATCCTGGAGCAGACGCAGAAAGGCGATCTCGACATCACGCCCTGGCTGGTGTGGTTTCTGGATATTCTGGATGAGAGCCTGCAGCAGGCGATGCAGGTTATAGAACGCACCCAGAAGAAAGCGCGATTCTGGCTGCGGCATCAGGGAACCGGCTTAAGCCCTGAACAGGTAAAGGTGCTGAACCGGTTGCTGGATGGCGGAGACCAGGGTTTTGCGCTGGGCATCAGCGCCAGTCAGTATCAGAAAGTGGCGAAAGTGAGTAAGGCAACCGCGACGCGACACCTGGCCGATCTGGTGGAAAAAGGCTGTCTCTGCAGGCTGGAAGGCGGTGGCAGGAGCACCCGTTATCAGGTCAGCCACGCGGAGAACAAGGCGGTCTGA
- a CDS encoding non-canonical purine NTP pyrophosphatase: protein MKIRFLSANEQKLAEVRKILEPVGVEVLPIARRIEEIQTENELDLVRDKLTKAFSLIGRPLFVEHTGLYLDGLNGLPAGLTRIFWNRLDADRFTALVQGLDSQAVTAKTVLGYCDGRKMYQFSGELRGTIAARPAGTRGFQWDCVFIPEGYDQTFAEMGELKNEISMRRIALDRFATFLKTSRSVA, encoded by the coding sequence ATGAAAATCAGATTCCTTTCTGCCAATGAGCAAAAACTGGCGGAGGTGCGCAAAATCCTCGAACCTGTCGGGGTCGAAGTGTTGCCCATCGCCCGTCGCATCGAAGAGATACAGACCGAAAACGAGCTGGATTTGGTGCGCGACAAACTCACTAAAGCCTTTTCCCTGATAGGGCGGCCGCTGTTTGTCGAGCACACCGGCCTCTATCTGGATGGCCTGAACGGCCTGCCCGCCGGACTGACCCGCATTTTCTGGAACCGTCTGGATGCCGATCGCTTTACCGCGCTGGTGCAGGGCCTCGACAGCCAGGCCGTCACCGCGAAAACGGTGCTGGGCTACTGCGACGGCCGCAAAATGTATCAGTTTTCGGGAGAGCTGCGCGGCACCATCGCCGCCCGGCCCGCCGGAACGCGCGGCTTTCAGTGGGACTGCGTGTTTATCCCCGAAGGCTATGACCAGACCTTTGCAGAAATGGGCGAACTTAAAAATGAGATCTCGATGCGCCGCATCGCGCTGGATCGCTTTGCCACCTTTTTAAAAACCTCACGGAGCGTGGCATGA